The following are from one region of the Aspergillus luchuensis IFO 4308 DNA, chromosome 4, nearly complete sequence genome:
- a CDS encoding uncharacterized protein (COG:Z;~EggNog:ENOG410QEDU;~InterPro:IPR000845,IPR027417,IPR035994;~PFAM:PF01048;~SECRETED:SignalP(1-25);~go_function: GO:0003824 - catalytic activity [Evidence IEA];~go_process: GO:0009116 - nucleoside metabolic process [Evidence IEA]), protein MTFAHHDYTVAWICALSLELAAAKAMLDDVHPPLPQPESDHNVYTLGRVGSHNVVVACLPGGVYGTISATGVVSHMVSTFRNIRFGLMVGIGGGVPSHSADIRLGDVVVSKPTATSSGVIQYDHGKTLRGGRFQHIGSLNKPPQVLLKAVSQLESDYMTGKRLTSEILDGVLHNCDTMGEQFSRPKDDWLFPATYNHEGSEHDCSACDQAQLVNRPKRRTDDPCIYYGLIASGDQVMKDAKTRDSIARDLDILCFEMEAAGLMDELPSLAIRGICDYCDSHKNKQWQRYAALAAASYAKALLSVIPTYCRKESRDPRQPIWMVPFRRNAWFAGREDEITRIEGLFTQQNGPSKIAICGLGGVGKTQIALELAYRMRKRDPNCSICWITCTSYESVEQAYMDIALKLEMTAIKPAEVKEKVKAYLSLESAGKWLVIFDNADDMGMWSTNNTTDISINRLSS, encoded by the coding sequence ATGACCTTCGCGCACCACGATTATACGGTCGCGTGGATCTGCGCCTTGTCGTTGGAACTAGCAGCAGCGAAGGCCATGCTGGACGACGTCCACCCTCCGCTTCCTCAACCAGAATCCGACCACAATGTCTACACACTTGGGAGAGTTGGCAGCCATAATGTAGTGGTGGCCTGTCTGCCTGGCGGCGTTTATGGGACGATATCCGCTACAGGTGTTGTGTCACATATGGTCTCTACCTTCCGGAATATCAGGTTCGGGTTGATGGTGGGTATTGGAGGTGGAGTCCCGAGCCACAGTGCTGATATTCGCCTTGGTGATGTTGTGGTCAGCAAGCCAACTGCCACTTCAAGTGGTGTTATCCAATATGACCACGGCAAGACACTACGCGGCGGTCGATTCCAGCATATCGGGTCGCTTAATAAACCTCCTCAAGTGCTGTTGAAGGCCGTATCTCAATTAGAGAGTGATTATATGACCGGGAAAAGGCTGACCAGCGAAATTTTGGACGGTGTGCTGCACAACTGTGATACGATGGGAGAACAATTTTCGCGACCAAAAGACGACTGGCTATTCCCAGCAACATACAATCATGAGGGTAGCGAACACGACTGTTCGGCGTGTGATCAGGCCCAGTTAGTTAACCGTCCGAAGCGGAGGACTGATGACCCTTGTATTTATTATGGCTTGATTGCTTCCGGAGATCAGGTCATGAAAGATGCCAAGACTCGCGATTCCATTGCTCGGGATCTAGACATACTCTGTTTTGAaatggaggctgctgggcTCATGGACGAACTCCCATCACTAGCCATTCGTGGCATTTGTGACTACTGTGATTCACACAAGAATAAACAGTGGCAAAGATATGCTGCGCTTGCGGCTGCTTCGTACGCTAAGGCTCTTCTGTCGGTTATTCCTACTTATTGCCGCAAAGAATCACGTGATCCGAGGCAGCCGATTTGGATGGTCCCCTTCCGGAGGAATGCATGGTTCGCAGGTCGGGAAGACGAAATCACCAGAATCGAAGGATTGTTTACGCAACAGAACGGACCTAGCAAGATTGCTATCTGTGGACTAGGCGGCGTTGGAAAGACGCAGATCGCACTTGAACTGGCTTACCGCATGCGAAAGCGAGACCCTAATTGCTCGATTTGCTGGATTACATGTACCAGCTACGAGAGCGTGGAACAAGCCTATATGGACATCGCCTTAAAGCTGGAAATGACCGCTATAAAGCCGGCAGAGGTGAAAGAAAAGGTCAAAGCTTATCTTAGCCTGGAGAGTGCCGGGAAGTGGCTTGTTATCTTTGATAATGCAGATGACATGGGAATGTGGAGCACAAACAATACTACTGATATTAGTATTAACAGACTTTCTTCCTGA
- a CDS encoding uncharacterized protein (COG:Z;~EggNog:ENOG410QEDU;~InterPro:IPR011990;~PFAM:PF07721,PF13374,PF13424,PF13176;~TransMembrane:1 (o238-257i);~go_function: GO:0005515 - protein binding [Evidence IEA]) encodes MKTADRLSEVFPNNDHANRQAWREYLPHALSLIAEDGFQKEQEKYIDLIRNVCSCLSSDGRWKEAEELEVQVLDLRKRVLGPEHPDTLTSMANLASVYWDQERWKEAEVLEAQVLELHKQVLGPEHPDTLTSLANLASTYWDQGRWKEAEELEVQVLELRKRVLGPEHPETLTSMANLAFTWKGQGKVKKALALIKQCAELRRNLLGPNHPDTISSSDTFSHWESAVDSLTWYSRQNILAFSLLAFPCLYFFSKTLLERRVCDS; translated from the coding sequence ATGAAAACTGCTGACCGACTGAGTGAAGTCTTCCCTAATAATGACCATGCGAATCGGCAGGCGTGGCGGGAATATTTGCCGCATGCTCTTTCACTAATAGCAGAAGATGGGTTTCAGAAGGAGCAAGAGAAATACATTGATTTGATCCGAAATGTTTGTAGTTGTCTTTCTAGTGACGGacgatggaaagaagcagaagagctggAAGTACAAGTGTTAGACCTACGCAAGCGAGTGCTAGGGCCCGAGCATCCTGACACTCTTACCAGCATGGCCAATCTGGCATCTGTCTACTGGGATCAGGAaagatggaaggaagcagaagtaCTGGAAGCACAAGTATTAGAGCTGCATAAGCAAGTGCTAGGGCCCGAGCATCCTGATACTCTTACCAGCCTGGCCAATCTGGCATCCACCTACTGGGATCAGGGACGATGGAAGGAAgcggaagagctggaagtgCAAGTTTTAGAGTTGCGCAAACGGGTGTTAGGGCCCGAGCACCCTGAAACTCTTACTAGCATGGCTAATCTAGCCTTTACATGGAAAGGCCAGGGAAAAGTTAAGAAAGCCCTTGCTCTGATAAAGCAGTGTGCAGAGCTCCGCCGCAACCTGCTGGGTCCAAATCACCCAGATACCATATCCTCTTCTGATACTTTCAGTCACTGGGAATCCGCGGTAGACTCCCTGACATGGTATAGTCGACAAAACATACTTGCCTTTTCTTTACTTGCCTTTCCTTGTCTCTACTTTTTTTCGAAGACCCTTCTTGAAAGGAGGGTCTGTGATAGctga
- a CDS encoding uncharacterized protein (COG:I;~EggNog:ENOG410PKIZ;~InterPro:IPR008949;~PFAM:PF00494;~SECRETED:SignalP(1-28)) gives MPASTALGKKPVLIAGILIILIIIPATSESSCSKMSLSKNVIRSSRITQQSLFRCSISRQTVQRSQERRFSQSRAVAAPVAGASEAEVQAALKYCSNLLLQYDRPSYTLSTFIPRTAQTFYIALRALNVSLSLIPDTTSSHTIGLMRLQFWRDAMAKTLSGSPPKEPIAILLASAISDLTERTQGRARISKGWLNRMINAREQTLTNDPYPDIAALESYAESTYSTLLYLTLSALPMTSVTADHVASHIGKAAGITAVLRGLPLVAFPGASTQRPDQAGTTMAGGAKQGAVMLPLDVMAQAGVKEEEVFRLGSEAPGLRDAVFTVATRASDHLITVQQMLSNIRAGQDAGHEFEHGHEEDHQYDFPSQNETPLQEVNRAFGVFMPAVGTRLWLDRLESHDFDIFQPELLRSDWKLPWKAYMAFTRKTF, from the exons ATGCCGGCATCCACCGCTTTGGGGAAGAAACCAGTGCTCATTGCGGGAATACTAATCATACTGATAATTATCCCGGCCACTAGTGAGAGTTCTTGTTCCAAAATGTCTCTGTCCAAGAACGTCATCCGGTCGAGCCGCATAACCCAGCAATCGCTATTTCGATGCAGCATATCCCGTCAGACGGTCCAGCGATCGCAAGAACGCCGTTTCAGCCAATCTCGCGCTGTCGCCGCCCCAGTGGCCGGAGCAAGTGAAGCTGAAGTGCAAGCAGCACTGAAATACTGCTCGAATCTTCTTCT ACAATATGACCGTCCCTCCTATACCCTCAGTACCTTCATCCCCCGAACGGCGCAAACCTTTTACATCGCTCTTCGAGCTCTTaatgtctctctttccctaATCCCGGATACCACCTCATCCCACACGATCGGGCTTATGCGCCTTCAATTCTGGCGCGATGCAATGGCCAAAACACTATCCGGTTCCCCCCCGAAAGAACCTATTGCCATTCTCCTCGCCTCCGCCATCTCAGACCTCACTGAACGAACGCAAGGTCGGGCGCGAATTAGCAAAGGCTGGCTGAATAGAATGATCAATGCCCGCGAGCAGACTCTTACCAACGACCCGTACCCTGATATCGCTGCCCTCGAATCCTATGCGGAAAGCACCTACTCGACCTTGCTCTACTTGACGCTCTCAGCACTGCCCATGACATCCGTAACGGCGGACCATGTAGCATCGCATATTGGAAAGGCAGCCGGTATCACAGCTGTACTCCGTGGTTTGCCACTGGTGGCATTCCCGGGCGCATCGACTCAGCGTCCTGACCAGGCTGGTACGACAATGGCCGGAGGAGCAAAGCAGGGAGCCGTAATGCTGCCATTGGATGTAATGGCGCAGGCTGGggtaaaagaagaagaggtgttCCGCCTGGGCAGTGAGGCGCCCGGATTACGGGATGCTGTTTTCACGGTTGCCACTCGGGCCAGCGATCACCTGATTACCGTGCAGCAGATGTTGAGCAATATTCGTGCTGGGCAGGATGCAGGGCATGAGTTTGAGCACGGCCATGAAGAGGATCATCAGTATGATTTCCCATCCCAGAACGAGACCCCACTACAGGAGGTCAATCGTGCATTTGGTGTATTTATGCCAGCCGTTGGAACGCGGCTGTGGCTGGATAGACTAGAGAGTCACGATTTCGATATCTTCCAGCCTGAACTTCTCCGGTCGGATTGGAAGCTCCCTTGGAAGGCTTATATGGCTTTTACACGGAAGACCTTCTAA